In Hydra vulgaris chromosome 06, alternate assembly HydraT2T_AEP, a genomic segment contains:
- the LOC136081506 gene encoding deoxyuridine 5'-triphosphate nucleotidohydrolase-like has translation MEKYKQESSDETREIQINDTLEWSFYETKKSACFDLRSRIEYTLQPNESVLVGTGVYIVTIDSDLVGCIFSKSGMAYDNGVIVLNAPGIIDADYKGEIKVLLMNFSKEEYIIKPGDAVAQMGFVKMYKAVKKVIEFDGCACRQVTMSMIKNVERKGGFGSTGK, from the coding sequence ATGGAGAAATATAAACAAGAATCTTCTGACGAAACAAGAGAGATTCAAATAAACGATACTCTAGAATGGTCtttttacgaaacaaaaaagaGTGCTTGTTTTGATCTGAGAAGTAGAATTGAATATACACTTCAACCTAATGAAAGTGTTTTAGTAGGTACTGGAGTATATATTGTTACAATAGATTCAGATTTAGTAGGttgcatattttcaaaatcaggtATGGCTTATGATAATGGTGTTATCGTGTTGAATGCTCCAGGAATAATAGATGCTGATTATAAAGGAGAAATTAAAGTGTTACTAATGAATTTTTCGAAAGaagaatatattattaaaccTGGAGATGCTGTTGCTCAAATGGGGtttgtaaaaatgtataaagctgtaaaaaaagtaatagaGTTTGATGGTTGTGCTTGTCGTCAAGTAACAATGTCAATGATTAAAAACGTTGAAAGAAAAGGCGGTTTTGGTTCTactggaaaataa
- the LOC136081507 gene encoding TNF receptor-associated factor 5-like, translating to MADNIYPCCFCDMEFTVDQLMKHQMECSTNQLSYECFTCKKKVSDLLNHECEYEFQKTCFFCKTAVNNEDYDEHSVICFQYYKDQQNKYFDQIVQDEKKNLNYLNLSVNHILAGAKNCNEIIIKLIADSKETMFKQKKDKQEIKKLKEENTKLQQTLEEMNEEITELKNVVYENIAALANQEEIQNLNKEIIKLNQVVEKNATEFLALKKTTQQPQVMQHLLKDKHIIKLDQMNLRLLSDEAYYSEAVYLPEGYYYRIKIYTRSTNEKNVAIFFQLIRGELDDTLKWPFSKKIIFTLRNNEKFFAHTITPENYIQSLNASSFDKPTEEFNVAVGFPNFISHQELNKFIINNNLYLTITIQ from the coding sequence ATGGCAGACAACATCTATCCATGCTGTTTTTGTGATATGGAATTTACTGTAGATCAACTTATGAAACACCAAATGGAATGCTCTACAAATCAATTATCTTACGAATGTTTTACATGTAAGAAAAAGGTATCAGATTTATTAAACCATGAATGTGAAtatgaatttcaaaaaacatgctTTTTTTGCAAGACTGCTGTAAACAACGAAGATTATGATGAGCACTCTGTAATATGCTTTCAATATTATAAagatcaacaaaataaatattttgatcaaattGTACAagatgaaaagaaaaatttaaattatttgaatctTTCTGTTAACCATATCTTAGCTGGAGCAAAAAATTGTAacgaaattataataaaactaattgcaGATAGTAAAGAAACGatgttcaaacaaaaaaaagacaaacaagaaattaaaaaactaaaagaagaaaatactAAACTACAACAAACCTTGGAAGAGATGAACGAAGAAATAACAGAATTGAAAAATGTTGTATATGAAAACATAGCAGCTTTAGCAAATCAAGAGGAGATACAAAAtctcaataaagaaattataaaactcaaccaagttgttgaaaaaaacgCTACAGAATtcttagctttaaaaaaaacaactcaacaACCACAAGTTATGCAACACCTCCTTAAAGACAAACACATCATCAAACTTGATCAAATGAATCTAAGATTACTTTCCGACGAAGCTTATTATTCTGAAGCTGTTTACTTACCCGAAGGATATTATTAtcgtataaaaatttatactcgCAGCACCAATGAAAAGAATGTAGCCATTTTCTTCCAACTTATTCGAGGAGAACTAGATGATACTTTGAAATGGCcctttagtaaaaaaataatttttactttgagaaataatgaaaaatttttcgCTCATACTATCACTCCAGaaaattatattcaaagttTAAACGCGAGTTCTTTTGATAAACCTACCGAAGAATTTAATGTAGCTGTTGGATTTCCTAATTTCATTTCACACCaagaactaaataaatttattataaacaataacttataTCTTACAATTACtattcaataa
- the LOC136081508 gene encoding probable serine/threonine-protein kinase DDB_G0272254 — MATFSLKSLSELENKVADKLRKLVCPHLVVFRGYSLRPSALIFDFCGVNVGDECVNNVSQMIKIFNENDHYVLNERLDIIKQATLGLKTLHHFGIVHRDFKPSNLLVTGTLNKLCVKLTDFDDLSLIQETIHATLTNKPFLLGMTLAYTAPEICKQEVKSPSFKSDIYSWSMSAYEVLSGYESPWVKIIPILNDSLLIEALSQDKRPNINDLNQFYTFNDETWVFKMICNAWDKNPEVRKDIDKILKTLNKDRRSKQAIKPKQETKNYPLNERRQLCYCLLKLTQKKTRCFQNEKAEKFYQSKSDPENLEKKFINDYKGFGVFTTTEIGKGEFVAVYQGV, encoded by the exons ATGGCTACATTCTCTTTAAAATCATTGTCAGAActagaaaataaa GTTGCAGATAAACTACGCAAACTAGTTTGCCCTCACCTCGTAGTGTTTAGAGGATACTCATTGCGACCATCAGCTTTAATATTTGACTTCTGCGGAGTAAATGTTGGAGATGAATGTGTAAACAATGTATcccaaatgataaaaatttttaatgaaaatgatcaTTATGTATTAAACGAGAGATTAGACATTATCAAACAAGCTACCTtaggtttaaaaactttacatcaTTTTGGAATTGTACACAGAGACTTTAAACCATCAAATCTTTTGGTCACTGGAACTTTAAACAAACTATGCGTCAAATTAACTGATTTTGATGACCTATCCTTAATACAAGAAACTATTCATGCCACCCTGacaaataaaccttttttattagGAATGACTTTAGCTTATACAGCACCTGAAATCTGCAAACAAGAAGTTAAATCTCCATCTTTTAAGTCAGACATTTATTCCTGGTCAATGTCAGCTTACGAAGTTCTTTCTGGATATGAAAGCCCTTGGGTAAAAATAATACCTATACTCAATGATTCTCTCCTAATAGAAGCTCTGAGTCAAGATAAACGACCTaatataaatgacttaaacCAGTTTTACACATTTAATGATGAAACTTgggtttttaaaatgatttgcaATGCCTGGGACAAAAATCCAGAAGTCAGAAAAGATATTGATAAG attttaaaaacCCTAAATAAAGATAGAAGAAGCAAACAAGCAATAAAaccaaaacaagaaacaaaaaactatcCACTCAACGAACGTAGGCag ttgtgttattgtttgttaaagtTAACACAGAAAAAGACACGCTGCtttcaaaatgaaaaagcaGAAAAGTTTTACCAGAGTAAATCTGACCctgaaaatcttgaaaaaaaatttataaatgattacaAAG ggtttgGAGTATTTACAACAACAGAAATAGGCAAGGGTGAATTTGTTGCTGTTTACCAAggagtctga